In the genome of Arachis hypogaea cultivar Tifrunner chromosome 9, arahy.Tifrunner.gnm2.J5K5, whole genome shotgun sequence, the window AAGATAGACTATAACTATATTAATAATATCTTAAAGATTACTAAACCGTCTTACTAACTATTAAAGTATATTTTCTCACTTTAGAAGAGTCTCAATAAGCCCTTGTAGCGGCCAAGGGAGCAACTTCAGCAAGAGGGGTGGGTAATGGAGAGTTCCTACACATTGGACAAGAAAGGTTTAGCCTCAACCATACATCAATACAATCCCTATGAAAAAAATGGCCACAATCAGGTAATAGCCGTAACCACTCTGAGTCTGCATAATCTGCCAAACATATTGAGCAACTAAGAAGTTCTGTTGGATCATCTGCCTTTTGATGAAGCTTGGCTTGGGAGAACAACAACATAGGATAACTTTTGAGGATTGATTCTTGCATTTGTTGTTG includes:
- the LOC112713056 gene encoding RING-H2 finger protein ATL70-like codes for the protein MNNTSNSTEDSQEDITGYTYYSVSLSLGFLLLMAFIALTAYYCSKSRIRDERTGPSSGRTNSSFNSNRTVIMDRDPSSITIQIGEEQQQMQESILKSYPMLLFSQAKLHQKADDPTELLSCSICLADYADSEWLRLLPDCGHFFHRDCIDVWLRLNLSCPMCRNSPLPTPLAEVAPLAATRAY